The following proteins are co-located in the Poecile atricapillus isolate bPoeAtr1 chromosome 2, bPoeAtr1.hap1, whole genome shotgun sequence genome:
- the LRRC30 gene encoding leucine-rich repeat-containing protein 30 codes for MHFAGSSLSPCFDFPTSCRLSSSVSICILQGNKTSVLSGVNQSVMGTEHSKNEERRTMVFLRKGPKLPAWEDALLAGREPKSLLKRGLRYVSLSLIMKGMTSTPDFLWGLHEVQKLNLSRNQLVVIPPSLGKLDRLVVLNLGGNCLKCLPKEIGLLRNLKVLFVNMNCLKEVPAELSLCRKLEVLSLSHNCISQLPLSFTDLTSLRKLNLSNNRFVQIPLCIFALRNLDFLHLGSNKLENIAESIQYLVNLQIFIVENNNIRSLPRSLCYISTLELLNADYNAIQTLPDDLYLLRRLRRIAWNPMDKGLHIAHNPLSRPLPEVVEGGLDVLFNYLRDKKEHN; via the coding sequence ATGCACTTCGCAGGCTCCTCCTTGTCTCCTTGCTTTGACTTTCCCACCTCCTGCAGGCTGTCATCCTCTGTTAGCATTTGCATATTGCAAGGGAATAAAACCTCAGTTCTCTCAGGAGTGAACCAGAGTGTTATGGGAACTGAGCACTCAAAGAACGAGGAGCGAAGGACCATGGTTTTCCTTAGGAAAGGCCCGAAGCTGCCTGCATGGGAAGACGCCCTTCTTGCAGGGAGAGAGCCCAAGTCACTGCTGAAACGGGGATTGCGTTATGTCAGCTTGAGCCTCATAATGAAAGGGATGACCAGCACACCTGACTTCTTGTGGGGGCTGCATGAGGTGCAGAAGCTGAACCTTTCACGCAACCAGCTGGTGGTGATTCCCCCTTCGCTGGGGAAGCTGGACAGGCTTGTAGTGCTGAACTTGGGTGGCAACTGCCTCAAGTGTCTACCTAAGGAGATCGGGCTGCTGAGGAACCTGAAGGTCTTGTTTGTCAATATGAACTGCCTGAAAGAAgtgccagcagagctcagcttgTGCAGGAAGCTGGAGGTTCTGAGCCTCTCACACAACTGCATCTCACAATTGCCTTTGAGCTTCACCGACCTGACAAGTTTGAGGAAACTGAACCTCAGTAACAACCGCTTTGTGCAAATTCCCCTCTGCATTTTCGCCCTGAGAAACTTAGACTTCTTGCACCTAGGGTCCAACAAGCTGGAAAACATCGCAGAAAGTATCCAGTACCTGGTCAATCTGCAAATCTTTATCGTGGAAAATAACAACATTCGCAGTCTGCCACGGTCTCTGTGCTACATCAGCACTCTGGAGTTACTGAACGCTGACTACAACGCCATCCAGACCCTCCCAGACGACCTGTACCTGCTGCGCCGGCTGCGCCGCATTGCCTGGAACCCCATGGACAAAGGCCTCCACATCGCCCACAACCCCTTGTCCCGGCCCCTGCCCGAGGTCGTCGAGGGGGGGCTGGATGTCCTCTTCAACTACCTCAGGGACAAAAAGGAGCACAACTGA